A single genomic interval of Eleutherodactylus coqui strain aEleCoq1 chromosome 3, aEleCoq1.hap1, whole genome shotgun sequence harbors:
- the LOC136620549 gene encoding uncharacterized protein, producing the protein MVLSISDPPRMEKDRDHMAARILDLTMEIIYWITGEDYTVVKKWSGECVTPRVSGGRSRTQSPITESSPHSLIHEQKILELTHRITELLTGEVPIRCQDVTVYFSMEEWKYLEGHKDLYKEVMMEDQQPLTSPDGSSQRNPPERCPSPLYSQDCPNIKIEKWEYLGHKDLYKLLKIDAQQSLTSPDGSSQRNPPERCLSPLYSQDCPEEKKHVPPDHQVDETESGLNKPVPVSVNGAIF; encoded by the exons ATGGTCCTTTCCATTAGtgacccaccaaggatggagaaggacagagaccacatggctgcccggatattagacctcaccatggagatcatctactggataactggggag gattacacggtagtgaagaagtggTCTGGTGAGTGTGTGACCCCCCGTGTGTCAGGAGGACGGAGCCGGACCCAGAGCCCCATCACCGAGTCTTCTCCTcattcactgatacatgagcagaagatcctagaacttacccacaggatcaccgagctgctgaccggagag gttcctataaggtgtcaggacgtcactgtctatttctccatggaggagtggaagtatttagaaggacacaaggatctgtacaaggaggtcatgatggaggatcagcagcccctcacatcaccgg atggatccagtcagagaaatcccccagagagatgtcccagtcctCTATATTCCCAGGATTGTCCAAACATTAAGATTGAAAAGTGGGAATATttaggacacaaggatctgtacaaacTTCTCAAGATAGATGCTCAACAATCCCTCACATCACCGG ATGGATCCAGTCAGAGAAATCCTCCAGAGAGATGTCTCAGTCCTCTATATTCCCAGGATTGTCCAGAGGAAAAGAAACATGTCCCACCGGATCATCAGGTAGATGAAACT GAAAGTGGACTCAACAAACCCGTACCAGTGTCAGTGAACG GAGCcatattttaa